Within the Miscanthus floridulus cultivar M001 chromosome 2, ASM1932011v1, whole genome shotgun sequence genome, the region TTGTGACAATAGCAACAATGTTATTCAAGTGTAAGTGGGAGCCCATGTACCTTCTTTCTTTGTTTGCTTTCATTATATTCTGATGTTGTTGGAGTGCTTATGTTCCCCTCTATTCTGATCTTGTGTGTTTTTTTACTAATCTTTATTCTCTCTTGTAGAACTTTGGCTGTACGAGGATTCACTGGCGTTTTGTCACCAAGAATTGGAGAACTCCAATATTTGAGTGTCCTGTGAGTATGATGTATTATTCTGTAGATTATATATACTTTTGACATAATCACTTTTATAAACATCAAAAGGAATGGTGTACATTTATTACACTATAGCAATAGTTAATTCATTTTTCCGGAGAATTACATCATGCTATTCAAAGTAAGACATTTATAGAATGAGTACATGCAATAAAATTATAATGAATCCAGTCCAGACACCTTGGCATGTCTGAGAAATTAGGAATCAGTTTCTCTATTGAATCTTACTGTTCTATGACTGTTGCTTCTGTGGATAGACATGTCTGCTTCTCTTCATGTTTTGGGGCAAACTGATATGTTACTGAAACAAGATCATAGTGGGCTAGCTATCTGTGCAAGTAAACTAGGATGATATGGATTGTACCAGTGTCACGTATGCTAACATATTCTATTCCAGAGAAATTGGTACTAGTTCTGGTTATTACCGTTAGATATGTGTCATACATGAACTACTGTTCAAGCTTGGTGCAATTTAATTTCCTGATACTACTTGGACTACTATGAAACTGTATAGCATATGATTTTGCAGGTCATTGGCTGGTAACAGTATTACCGGTACCATACCAGAGGAGTTTGGTAATCTATCTAGCTTGACAAGCTTAGATTTGGAGGACAATCTTTTAGTTGGAGAAGTACCAGCTTCTCTTGGCAACCTTTCTAAGCTACAGCTGTTGTAAGTATTTTAAAATCAGAGTTCCCTTCTTATAAATAGAGTTATATGTCCTACGCATTGGCGGatccacggggggggggggggggggggggggggggggggctgcagcccccccccTGTGAGCCTTAATTCCTCCTTAAATTACTGTAGCATCAAGCATAAATCATCATTAAATCTTCATTATCAATCAACATGTCCATTACTTAGCCCCCTCCTTGATCCCATCCTGAATCCGCCACTGGTCCTACGTATTCGAGAAAAGAAATAGAGTTTTATGTGACCTTTTCATGTAATCTTCCTTTCTCTCATAACCAGAATACTGAGTCAAAATAATTTCAATGGGTCAATTCCTGGTAGCATAGCGAACATTTCAAGCTTGACAGACATGTAAGACGGAGTATGATACCCTTTTCAGTTTCTTATAACTCAAGttcatttaaatgttcttgtcGTGCTGTGTTGACAAAAAAACATTTTGATTACAGCCGCCTGGCATATAATAATTTGTCCGGTCAGATACCTGGTTCGCTGTTTCAAGTAGCACGTTACAAGTATATGAAGCTTGCTCTTAATTTTTTTCTTTCATTCTATGATTTTTTCCTAATCCTGAGTGAATGTAAAATTCTCTTTTTCCATGACCAGCTTTTCTGGTAATCACTTAAACTGTGGACCCAACTTCCCGCATTCTTGTGCATCCAGCATGTCCTATCAGAGTAAGTTGCATTCTGACTACTGTATTTATTATTTTACCAATGCATAGTAGTTTTGTAGTATAGATGGTTTTCTTGTAGTTTATGAGATTGCTAATTCCATAATTATCATCTTACAGGTGGATCCCATAGCTCAAAATTTGGCTTAATACTTGGAACAGTTGGTGGAATTTTAGGGCTTCTTATTGTGGGAGCTCTGTTTCTAATCTGTAATGCAAGGAGGAAAAGCCACCTGCGGGAAGTTTTTGTGGATGTAGCAGGTTCCATGCCCTTGTAGTTGATGCCTTGCTTTTAGTCTTTCACAGTAGTGAAGTAATAGTCTTAATAATGGCTTAGCAAAACTGTTATCTCTTTAAAAACTTCATAAACTTTAGAGCTCCCAAAGACCAAGACAGTAAGCACATTGATACTTGATTATTAATATACAGCAGGCTCGTGTTTCAGTCATTGAAAATGATAATTTCCTAATCAGAATACATGACCCTACACCTTCATCAATCAGGCACTGTGTTAACCACAATAGTTTCAAGTTTGCATAGTTTATGCAATCACCTAAGCTATATACCAATTTATGTTCTGCAGGTGAGGATGAGCGACGAATTGCGTTTGGCCAGCTCAAAAGATTTGCATCGCGAGAACTGCAGATTGCGACTGATAATTTCAATGAAAGAAATATTCTTGGACAGGGAGGTTTTGGTAAAGTGTACAAGGGAGTTCTTCCAGATGCCACTAAGATTGCTGTAAAACGACTGACTGACTATGAGAGTCCTGGTGGAGAGGCTGCTTTCTTGCGCGAGGTTGAGCTTATTAGTGTTGCAGTTCACCGCAATCTCTTAAGATTAATTGGCTTCTGCACGACACAAACAGAGCGCTTGCTGGTCTATCCATTTATGCAGAATTTGAGTGTTGCCTACCGCTTAAGAGGTATCATTTTTTGAATTTGTCCATGCACCCTGATAGGATTCCTGATCCTACCAGCAACGTTGCGTAGCTTGTATGGGTGtgagggaggaggagcaggcttGGAGCCTCGCTGCCGGCGGCTGGGCGCCGTCGCGAGGTTGCAGGCGTGGAAGATGACAGGGGGCGGCTAGGGCAAATCCCGGCTCCCtggggaagccggaaacaattaaGATTGTTTCTGCTTAATTCTCAATAATCCCAATTACAATAATTTATACTCTAAAATATCCTTTTACGAAATAACCCTCAAGCTAATAGGTAAATATTAATTCACTGTAAACAATAACTAAACGGGCCTATTCAGCCACTATTGGACCGGTTGCGCCTCTTATACTGTataccggtcataacatctcttccCTCCTcggcaaacagctcgtcctcgagctggacctCAGGATATTGCTCCTTGAATTCTTCCAGCGGCTCCCATGTCGCATCATCCACCGGAAGCCCCTGCCACTGGACAAGAACGCGCCACTCGCCGCGACGGAGTTGAGCGCGCAGCACCCGCTCAGGCGCTTGAAGAAGGCGGCCATCCTGCACCGGCGGAAGAGGAACTGGAGCAGCCGGGGGAGCTCCCGTGTAGGCCTTGAGCTGACTGACATGGAATACGTCATGAAGGCGAGCGCCGGCAGGAAGTTGTAGACGGTATGCCACCGGCCCGACGCGCTCGAGCACCATGAACGGCCCAGCGTAGCGTGGCCGGAGCTTGCCCTTGGAGTGCGCGACGAGGACCTGCATAGGACGGTGGAGGAGGCGCAGCAGCACCTAGGCGCCCACCGCGAAGGACACGTCGCGATGATGTTCGTCATAGTACCGCTTGGCGTACTGTTGTGCCTGAAGGAGACGCTCCCGGACCTCCTCTAGGAACGCGTCGCGATCGCGAAGCATCGTGTCAGCCGCCTGAGTCTGAGCCGCCCCATGCTGGAGCGGAAGGAGGGGCGGTGGGGGGCGACCATAGACCACCTCGAACGGCGTTGCCCGGAGCGCCGTCTGGAAGGACGTGTTGTAGCAGTACTTCGCCCAAGAAAGCCAGTCGACCCAGGAGCGAGGACGATCCCCGGTGACGCAGCGTAGGTACATCACGATGATCCGGTTGACCACCTCGGACTGCCCATCCGTCTGTGGATGGAAAGCCGTACTCAAGCGCTGCTTCACGCCTGAAAGCTTAAAGAGATCACGCCACAA harbors:
- the LOC136515603 gene encoding LRR receptor kinase SERK2-like isoform X1, with product MEFRPECDVNKMRELRFVVLVLVVSLPCFSASDRQGDALYDMKQKLNVTGGQLSDWNQNQVNPCTWNSVICDNSNNVIQVTLAVRGFTGVLSPRIGELQYLSVLSLAGNSITGTIPEEFGNLSSLTSLDLEDNLLVGEVPASLGNLSKLQLLILSQNNFNGSIPGSIANISSLTDIRLAYNNLSGQIPGSLFQVARYNFSGNHLNCGPNFPHSCASSMSYQSGSHSSKFGLILGTVGGILGLLIVGALFLICNARRKSHLREVFVDVAGEDERRIAFGQLKRFASRELQIATDNFNERNILGQGGFGKVYKGVLPDATKIAVKRLTDYESPGGEAAFLREVELISVAVHRNLLRLIGFCTTQTERLLVYPFMQNLSVAYRLRDFKPGEPILDWPSRKRVAIGTARGLEYLHEHCNPKIIHRDVKAANVLLDKDFEPVVGDFGLAKLVDVQKTSVTTQVRGTMGYIAPEYLSTGKSSERTDVFGYGIMLLELVTGQRAIDFSRLEEEDEDDVLLLDHVKKLQREGELDSIVDNNLNQNYDSEDLEMIIQIALLCTQPSPEDRPSMSEVVRMLEGEGLAERWEEWQHVEVTRRQEYERMQQRFDWGEDSVYNQEAIELSAGR